The Brevinema andersonii region GATATTTGCGGGATGCCTAAAACAGGAGTATATGTATCTGATATTAAAGATATCAATAATATTTTTCAACAAACAAAACCACAAATCTGTATGATCATGACTATGAGTTTAATGCAAGATGTTAAAGATACATTTTTAGCTTGTGCAAAAAATGGAATTAATGCTATTTCAACATGCGAAGAAGCAATTTATCCATGGAATTCTTCGTATCAAATTACCAAAGAACTCGATGAAATTGCTAAAAAAAATAATTGTACACTATGTGGTTCAGGATATCAAGATGTATTTTGGGGCAACTTAATTACAATATTGACAGGGGCTACTCACAAAATTAACAAAATCAAAGGTTCTTCTAGTTATAATGTTGAAGATTATGGTATTGCTTTAGCTAAAGCTCATGGAGCAGGATTGTCATTAGAACAATTTGCAAAAGAAATTGCTGCTGCAGACAATATTTCTGATGCAGAAAGAGAAATGTTGATTCAAAAAGGAGAGTTTTTGCCTTCGTATATGTGGAACCAAAACGGCTGGCTTTGTTCTCAACTAGGACTTACAGTCAAACGGCAAACACAAAAATGCATTCCTCAAATCTACCCTAAAGAATTAAAATCAGCAACCTTGCACATGAATATTCCTGCAGGATTTGCTACAGGAATGTCTGCCGTAGTGACAACAG contains the following coding sequences:
- a CDS encoding NAD(P)H-dependent amine dehydrogenase family protein, whose translation is MKPKLKVAQYGCGKMSVYSMRYVIEKGGEIVCAFDRNPEIIGKDIGDICGMPKTGVYVSDIKDINNIFQQTKPQICMIMTMSLMQDVKDTFLACAKNGINAISTCEEAIYPWNSSYQITKELDEIAKKNNCTLCGSGYQDVFWGNLITILTGATHKINKIKGSSSYNVEDYGIALAKAHGAGLSLEQFAKEIAAADNISDAEREMLIQKGEFLPSYMWNQNGWLCSQLGLTVKRQTQKCIPQIYPKELKSATLHMNIPAGFATGMSAVVTTETEEGIIIKSECIGKVYAPEEFDKNEWTVYGEPDTHVVISKPATVELTCATIVNRLPDVINAPAGYYTTEKMPPVHYKIKDLPEYIK